TTCGAGGAGAAACTCGAGCAGTTACTCGAACTCGGGTGCGACCGGTTCGACCTCGAGATCGCCGGCCTGAATCACTTGCCGTCGTGGGACGGCAAATTCCGACTCGAGAAGGGGATCGGACTCGGCTTAGATTCCGACGAGGAGCTGTGGACCGACCCGGACAACGGCTGTTACTGCCGTCAGACCGTGACCGAGGATAGTCCGGTCGAGATGCTCGACGTGCGCGGCACTCATTGGGCCGAGGACGCGATCTACCAGGAGTTCGGACTAACGAGCTACCTCGGGACGAAAGTGTCGACCGGAGCCGCGCCGTACGGCACGCTCTGGTTCGGGAGCACCGAACCGCGGGAGCGACCGTTTTCGGAGACCGAACGCTCGTTTATCGAGTTGATGGGGCAGTGGGTCAGCTACGAAATCGAGCGCCGCGAAAACAACGACTCCCAGCGGAAACTCTACGAAATCACCGCCGATCCCGATCTCGATCCGGACGAGAAGATCGATCGATTGCTAGCAGTCGGCTGCAAGCGGCTGAACCTCCCCATCGGGATGCTCACTCGTAAACGCGAGCGGGCGTTCGAGATCGAGCACATGCACGGGACGCATCCCGAACTCGACGAAGGGACGCTCACCCCGCCGTTGACGGACAACTACTGCCGTCGCGTCGTCAACACCGGGGACTCGATTAGCGTCGGCGACGCCGGGGCGGCCGGGTGGGACGGCGACGCGCTCTACCACGAATTCGATCTCGAGTGTTACGCCGGGACGCAGGTGTTCGTCCGCGACGAGAACTTCGGCACCGTCTGTTTCACGGATATGGGGACTCGAGCAGAATTCACCGAGGCGGAGCAGGTGTTTCTCGATATCCTCGGCCAGTGTGTGAGCTACGAAATCGAACGCCAACAACACGAGGCCGACCTCAAGGACACGATCGATCAACTAGAACGATCCAACGACCGGCTGCGGCAGTTCGCGTACGCCGCCTCGCACGACCTGCAGGAACCGCTCCGGATGGTTTCGACGTATCTACAGCTGCTGGAAAACCGGTACAAGGAGGAGCTCGACGGGGACGCGCAGGAATTCATCGATTTCGCGGTCAACGGAGCCGACCGGATGCGGGAGATGGTCGACGATCTGCTCGCGTTCTCGCGGGTCGAACACGCCGACGACGAGTTCGATCCGGTCGACTGTGACTCGGTCCTCGACCACGTCACCGACGATCTCCGGATGCAGATCGAGGAGAACGACGCGGAGATCAGCAGCGAGTCACTGCCGACCGTGAGCGGCGACCACGAGCAACTCGAGCACCTGTTCAGTAATCTCGTCTCGAACGCTATCAAGTACAACGAAAGTGATCGGCCGCGCGTCGAAATCTCGGCCGAACAGCGGTCTAACGGCTGGGAATTCTCGGTTACCGATAACGGAATCGGGATCGCGCCGGACGAAGCGGACAAGATATTCGACGTTTTCAAGCGGCTCCACCACGACGACGAGTACTCGGGGACGGGAGTCGGACTCTCGCTCTGCCAGAAGATCGTCAACAATCACGGCGGCGAAATCTGGGTCGAGTCCGAACCCGGCGCGGGGTCGACGTTCTCGTTTACGCTTCCCGCGACGCGGAATCCGACGCAGTGAGTCCGCGGCCGTACGGTCCTCTGTGGCCCTGAACGACCGTCGACTACGGCGACGAGCCGGCGCTTTCGAACGCGCGCTCCGCAACCACTAAACGCCGAACGACCCAACGACGTCACAATGACCGACTGGACCGAGAAGTCGGGAAAATGCGATGTAGATCCGATGTACTGAGAACGTCGAATACGCATCGTCGTTCGCTCGTAGATGTGAAGACAAATGCCGACCAGAGGAGACGGAATGGGTATCTCCATATATCGGGGAACGTTTTTATTTTTGCCCACCATACACAGAGGTATGTCAGACGTAGCGCTTGACGACCGCGGCCGTCTCACGCTCCCGAAGGAGGTCCGAGAGCGATACGGAGACCGATATCACGTCGTTCAGCTTCCCGACGGGATCAAATTGGTTCCGGTCGCCGACGACCCGCTCGAGGCACTCAGGGACGAATTCGCAGGTGTCGAGAAGTCGGCCGACAAACTTCGTGAAGAAGCACGTGAAGCAGCGCTCGACGAGGCCGGACGATAGATGTATGCGGAAACCGATTTCCTTCTCGCGCTGATTAAGGACGACGACTGGCTCGGAGACGCCGCCGAGTCGGTATACCGAGAGCACCGCGACGAGTTGTGGACGTCGCAGTTCACGCTCATCGAACTCCTGATGGTCGCCTACCGCGAGGAACGTGATACCGAGCGCGTCGTTTCGAACGCCGCCAACCTCGTCGAGGTGCGCGGTGACGTGGAAACGGTCGTTACGGCGGCGACGTACGTGGAAGACCACGGGTTCACGCCGTTTGACGCACTTCATCTCGTCGAATCGAACGGAGAGACCATCGTCTCGAGCGATGACACATACGAGGACGTTACGCCTCGGCTCGACCTGAAGACGGTCTCCGGAGAATAGCGTCCGCAACCACTAAACGCGACTCGCACCAATCGGGTGGCAATGACCGACTGGACCGAGAAGTACCGTCCGACGACGCTGTCGGAGGTACGCGGAAACAACAAGGCCCGCGACAAACTCGAGGAGTGGGCCGAGAGCTGGGACGACCACCGGGACGCGGTGATCGTCCACGGGAGCCCGGGCGTGGGGAAGACCTCCGCGGCCCACGCGCTGGCCGGCGACATGGGGTGGCCGGTGATGGAGCTCAACGCCAGCGACAGCCGAGGGGCCGACGTCATCGAGCGCGTCGCTGGCGAGGCCTCGAAGAGCGGCACGCTCACGGGCGGCGAGGCCGGCCGGCGGCTCGTGATCTTGGACGAGGCGGACAACTTCCACGGCAACGCCGACTACGGCGGCTCGGCCGAGGTCACGCGGGTGGTCAAGGACGCCAACCAGCCGATCGTCCTCGTGGCCAACGAGTTCTACGATATGAGCCAGTCGCTGCGCAACAGCTGCGAGACCATCGAGTTCCGCGACGTCTCGAAGCGCTCGATCGTCCCCGTGCTGCGCGACATCTGCCGGCGCGAGGACATCGAGTTCGAGGAGGAGGCCCTAGAGAAGATCGCCGAGGACACCAGCGGCGACCTGCGCTCGGCGGTCAACGACCTGCAGGCGGTCGCCGAGGAGGCCGAGCGGCTGACCGTCGAGGACGTCGTCACCGGCCAGCGCGACACCACGGAGGGGATCTTCGACTTCCTCGACGCGCTCATCAAGGAGGAAGACGCCGAGGGCGCCCTTCGCGCGTCGTACGACGTCGACGAGAACCCCGACGAGATGCTGAACTGGATCGAGGACAACGTCCCCAAGGACTACGCGGGCGCGGAGCTGGCCGACGCCTACGAGTTCCTCGCGAACGCCGACCGCTGGCTGGGCCGGGTGCGGGCGACCCAGAACTACTCCTACTGGCGCTACGCGACGGACAACATGACCGCCGGGGTCGCCGCCTCGCGCCGCGAGCCCAAGGGCGGTTGGACCCGCTACGGACCGCCGAGCTACTGGTCGAAACTCGGCCGCACCAAGGGGACCCGGAACACCCGCGACGCCATCGCGGAACGCATCGCCGAACGCGAGGGCACCAGCGTCGGGACCGCCCGGCGGGAGATCCTCCCGTTCCTCTCGGCGATGACCCACCACTGCAAGAACCGGGATCTGACGGTCCGGATGGCCGCGGTGTACGAACTCGACGAGAAGGAAGTCTCGTTCGTCACCGGCAGCGGGAAGGACACCAACAAGGTCGAGTCCATCGTCGAAGAGGCCGAGGAGCGACGAGCCGAGGAGACCGTCGAACACTCCGGCTCGGCGTTCTTCGAACCAGAGGACGCCGGCGACGCCGACGGCGAGGGCGACCCCGACGCCGCGGACTCGAGCGACGAGGCCGACGGGCAGGAGACCCTCGCGGCGGCCGGCTCGGCGGACGAGGCGAACGAAGCGACGGAGCCGGTCGCCGACGCGACCGACGCGGACGGCGACGAGGACCCCGACACCGACGACGACCAGTCGGGACTCTCCGACTTCCTCTAGTCGACCGTAACGATGCGAACCAGTCTACCTTCGAGAGAGTCTACGAGTACTGATATACCACTGTGTAGTACTACCGGCACTATTACTTCGGAGAACGACGACAGTTACTCCCGGTGACCGACCGAATGACTGGCCAACACACCTGTCCCCTCTGTGCGGACGCGTACGACGATCGAACGAGCCTCCGGGTTCACCTCGAGGTCGAACACCGGAAGTCGGAGATCGTCGCCGAGTTCGTCGACCTGCACGACGCCGGCGCCGGGGGCCGGGTCGACGGCGATCCGACGGTCGTCGGAGAGGACCGACAGGCGCCGTCGGCCGACTGAGGTTCCCGTCCTCGCTCTGTTCTACTCGCTTTTCGTCCACGTCGAGCGTCGGCTGACCCCGAACGGACTTCAGTCGTCCGCAGTCGAGAGTCGCTCGAGAAACGAAACCGAGAGCGCGTCGCTGACACCGGCGGCCAGCGCCGCCGGCGATTCGCCGTCGAGCGGCGGCACCGTCTCGACGCCGTGGCCGGTCATGCGCTCGAGTTCGTCGGGGTTCGTCCGTTCGGCGACCGTCGCCCCGGCGTACTCGTTGCAGACGATCCCCGCGATAGCGACGCCGCGGCGCTCTAAGGCCTCGATCGAGAGCGCGGTGTGGTTCAGCGTGCCCAGCCCCGACCGGGTGACGACGACGGCCGTCGCCTCGAGATCGGCGACGAGATCGATCACCTCGCGGTCGCCGGCCAGCGGGACGCGGAGGCCGCCGATCCCCTCGACGATCGGCACGGGCGTCTCGGCGACGGCGTCCTCGCAGGCCGTCCGAAGTTCCTCGTAGGAGAGTTCCTCGTCGGCCACCTCGGCCGCGACTCGCGGCGCCAGCGCGGGCTCGAGATAGCGGGGACAGGTCGCCGCGTCGGGGTCGCCGCAGGCGTCGGCGACGAAGCCGGCGTCGTCGTCCGGCGGCGATCCCGTTTGGGCGGGTTTGATCGCCCGGGCGTCGACGCCCCGTTCGCGGAACCAACGAGTGATCCCGGCGGTGACGACGGTCTTTCCGATTCCGGTTCCGGTGCCGACGACTGCGATGGGTTCGGTCATGGGTTACAGCAGTCCGAGCTCGTCGCCGGTCGCCCGGAACGCCTCGAGGCAGGCGACGATGTCGTCGCGATCGTGGGTCGCCATCGGAACGACCCGGATGCGACTGGTCCCCTCGGGAACCGTGGGGGGTCTGATCGCGGGCGCGACGACGTTTCGTTCTCGCACGCCCTCCGCGAGCGCGAGCGCGTCGGTTCGATCGCCGACGATGACCGGGAGGATCTGCGAGTCACCGAGCACCTCCAGGCCCATCGACTCGAGGCCGTCTCGGAGGTGCGAGACGTTCTCCCAGAGGCGCTCGCGGACGTCGCTGTGACGGGCGACGTGCAGCGCCTCGCTGGCGGCGGCGGCGGCGGGCGGGGCGAGGCCGGTCGAGAAGACGAACGAGCGGGCGTCGTTCACGAGACACTCGATCAGATCCTCGCTGCCCGCGACGTAGCCGCCCTGACTCGCCAGCGCCTTCGAGAGCGTTCCCAGCTGGACGTGGACGCGGTCCGCGATGCCCTCGGCCTGGACGACGCCGCCGCCGTCGGCGTAGAGCCCGGTCGCGTGGGCCTCGTCGACCATCACCCACGCGCCGTGGGCTTCGGCGGCGTCGCAGATCGCCTCGAGGGGCGCGACGGTGCCGTCCATGCTGAACACCGAGTCGGTGACGACCAGCCAGGACTCCTCGCTCGCGCCGGCGCGGTCGGCCCGGTCCTCGAGTTTCGACCGCAGGTCCGCGGCGTCGCAGTGGTCGTAGACGACCGTCTCGGCGTCGGCGAGACGACAGCCGTCGATGATGCTCGCGTGATTGAGCTCGTCGGAGAAGATGACGTCCGGCGCTAAGGCCGCGATCGTCCCGACGTTGGCGGCGTACCCCGAGGAGAAGACGAGCGCGCGCTCGGCGTCTTTCGTCTCGGCGAGCTGGCGCTCTAAGTCCCGGTGGACCATCGTATCGCCGGTCACCAGCCGGCTCGCGCCGGCGCCCGTGCCGACGGTCGCGGCGGCCTGCCGGGCGGCGTTCTCGACGCGCTGGTCGTCGGTCAGCCCCAGGTAATTGTTCGAGGCGAAAACCAGCGCCTCGGTCGAGTCGAGGACCGGTAGCTCGCCGCCCGACGGCGGGGCGAAGTAACCCCGCTCGGCGACTCGGTCGACGGGCGAGAGCGATCGTTTCAGATCGGCGTCCTCGAGCGATCGGAGCCGGTCCTCGAGGTCGAACCCGCGATCTTCCATTCGGGTAAAGGGTGACATCGCCATGGTTTCACTCTCACGGTTCCGTTCGGAGCGGCCGTTTCCCGCGATACCGTCCGGGAGAACGACTCAAGCGCTGCCGTAGCTGCATCGGCGGTGCGGACGGGACGGCTCGAGCGGTTCAGAACCCGGGCATCAGTTCGGCCGGGCCGAAAACGCCGTACTCGCCCGCACGGTTTCGGCGAGCGCCGGCTTTCAGGTAGCCGAGCGCCGGTCCGTTGACGTTGGCTTCCATGCTCGTCTCGTCGCCGAGTCGGAACGTGTTCGTCGCCGTCTCGCCGTCGAACGTTCGGCCAGTCACGCGGACGGTCGTGGTCGTCGGCTTCTCGTCGCTGCGCACGTCGAGGATGCCGCCCACCGTGACGTCCTCGGCGTCGCAGACCCCCGCGCGCTCGAGCAGAACGTCGTCGGCGTGTTCCATGTCCTCGAACTCGATGACGCCGTCGCGGTCGTCGATGATCGCCTCGATCTCCTCGTCGGAGAGGTCGCGCGCGGTCTCGAGGTCGTAGTCGGGGAGGTGGGCGACGTCCTCGCGGACGGTGCCGCGGTTGTCCTCGTAGCCCGATTTGAGGCCGACGCCCCACCAGATGTCGACGTCGGTGACCTCGACGAACGACTGGGCGGCGAGCGCCGCGGCGCCCGTCAGGAGACCGGGCGTCGCCCCGGCGCCGCAGATGAAGGTGATGCCCGCGTCCTCGAAGGCCGCGCTGCGCTCGTCCAGCATGTCGATCACGCGCGAGCGCTTGAGCACGTCGATCAGTACACCCGAGTAGCCGCCCTCGAGGAAGCGGTCGGCGACCCGCGGGATGAAGTCGTGTTCGTAGTTCGGCAGCGCGAGCAGGACGGCGTCGATCCCGTCGCCGCGATCGATGACGTCCCGAATGGGGTCCTCGCTGGGGCGAGCCTGCTCGGAGGCGACGACGCCCCTGTCCTCGCCGTGTCGTTTGACGCCGCCCTCGCTGTCGACGGCAGTCGCTCCCCCGCCGTCGGCAGCGACTTCGTTGTCGATATTGCCCTCCGTCGCCGCCAGCAGTTCGTCGACGTCCAGCCCGTCGAAATCGATCGCCGTGCCGTGACGATCGCAAGCCGCGACAGGCGTCAGATCGTCCTTGTGCTGGCTGACCTCGAGCGCTCGTCGGCCGATACCTCCCGTTCCAAGTACTGCAAACGTGACTTCGTCCATGAGTGTACTCGCGTCTCTCGTTCGTCAGTCGTCGCTCGGTTCCGCGCCCGTACTCGCCGACGTCTCGGTCGACGATTCCGCGGCGTCGTCGTGGCGGGCCTTGACCGTCTCGGGGTCGAACTCGTTGGCCTCCATGTTTGGCTCGAGTCCGGCCCGCTCGACGATCGCGAGGTCGTCGCCGGGCGACTGGCCCTCCGTGGTCAGGTAATCGCCCGTGAGCAGCCCGTCGGCGCCGGCCTCGAGTGGCAGGTGCTGCTCCTCGGGCGCCAGGTTCGCCTCCCGACCGCCGGTCAGGCGCACCCGCGATTCGGGGTGGAGCAGTTTGTAGACCGCGACCGTCTTCACGATCTCCTCGGTGGTGATGTCGGCACCCTGCTCGTACAGCGGCGTCCCCTCGACCGGGTTCAACACGTTCACCGGCAGCGAGGAGATGCCGATGTCCTGGAGGGCGATCGCGGCCTCGACGCGGTCGGCCGGCGTCTCGCCCATCCCGAGGATGACGCCGGCACAGAGGTCCATCCCCGCTTCCTTGGCCACCTCGAGGGTCTCGACGCGATCCTCGAAGCTGTGGGTGTCGACGATCTCGGGGAAGTACCGCGGCGAGGTCTCGATGTTGTGATTGTAGTGGTTGATCCCCTCGTCGGCGAGGATCGCGGCCTCCTCCTCGGTCAGAATGCCCAGCGAGGCGTCGACCTCGAGATCGCACTCGTCGCGGACGAGCCGGATCGACTCGATGACCTCCTGCCACTCCTCGGGGCGGCGTTCCTTCGAGACGCCCTTCTCGGCGACGACGATGCCGAAGCGCTGGGCGCCGTCGGCCTCGGCTCGCTTGGCGGCCTCGAGGATCTTCTCGGGACCGAGGAAGCCGTAGGTGTCGATTCCGGTGTCGAAGTGGACCGACTGGGCGCAGAAGCCGCAGTCCTCGGCGCAGTTGCCGGCCTTCGCGTTGACGATCGAACAGGCGTCGACCGTGCCGTCGCCGAAGCGGTCGCGCACGACGGCACCGGCCTCTGCGAGCGGTTCGACCGGTTGCGCCATCAGCGCTAGCCCGTCGGTCCGATCCAGTCGCTCGCCGGCCAGCACCCGCTCGAGCGCGTCGTCGACCGTCCGGTTGTCCGTCTCGTAAACCACGTCTCTAGAGGAGGTTAACGAAAATATAACGTTTTTGGATGTTCGCTTCGAGAGAAAACGGACGGAGCGAGCGTCTGAAAACGCCGGTTGCGTCCCATAGAGCGCCCTGCGAACGCGCTCCGGTTCGAGATTCGGGGGCTCGAGCGCTGACAACGCGCGGCCCGTTCACGTCGGTTCCCCAACCGTTTAATATTACTGTGTGGTCACACGGCTCATGGTAGTACGCATCTCGGAGGAACGGTTCGCCGACGTGCCCGATTTCGACTACGAGCCGGAGTACGTCGACGTCGGCGAGTTGCGAATGGCCTACGTCGAAACCGGCGGGAGCGGGGACGGCGGCAGAGACGAGGAGACGTTCCTCTGTCTCCACGGCGAGCCGACGTGGTCGTTCCTCTACCGAAAGATGATGCCGATCCTGGCCGAGCGCGGCCGCGTCGTGGTCCCCGATCTGATCGGCTGCGGGCGCTCCGACAGGTACGAGGACCGCGACGCCTACTCCGTCGAGATGCACTACGACGCGCTCGAGACGTTCGTCGAGGCACTCGATCTGACGAACGTCACGCTCGTCTGCCAGGACTGGGGCGGCGTCCTCGGGCTCCCGCTCGCGGTCCACCGGCCGGAGCGGTTCGCGCGACTCGTTCCGATGAACACCGGCGTCCCGGACGGGACCCAGGAGATGAGCGACCGATGGCACGAGTTCGCCGAGATGGTGGCGACCGCCGACGACCTCGACATCGGCAGACTCGTCCGGAACGGCTGTTACCGCGACCTCTCTGAGGCGGTCGTCGACGCCTATCGCGCGCCGTTCCCCGACGAGCGACACATGGCCGCCGCGCGGACGTTCCCCGGCCTCGTCCCGACATCGCCCGACGACCCCGGGGCGGAGCTGATGGCCGAAACGCAGGAGCGCCTCGGCGAGTGGGAGAAACCGGCGTTCGTGCTGTTCGGCAGGGAGGATCCGATCACGTCTCACGACCGGGATCCGCTCCGACAACACATCCCGACCGCGACCGAGCAGCCCGACGTCTGGATCGACGAGGCGGCACATTTCCTACAGGAGGACGCCGGCGAGGAGATCGCCGAACGCATCGTCGAGTTCGTCGATCGGACCTGACTCGATCCGGGCGACCCCAACGACCGCTATCCGGGTCGCTCCTCTCGGCGAACGAAGCCGATCGTCGCCGGATCGAAGTAGTACGTCGAGCGGCAGTCCGCACACGAGGCCGTCAACAGCTTCCCGTGTTTGTACTGTTTCCACAGCTTCGTCTGGTCCCGTTCGATATCCAGCGTGACCGGGTGGCCGCAGTCGGGAATCGTACAGGGAAACCGGATGTACCAGTTAGGCACCGAGAGCGCCCCGAGGGGCGCGAGTTCGCTCCGGAGGCGACTGAGCAGATTGAAGATCGTAAACGACGGGTTCTCCCGATCGATCGCCACGCCGTCGACGTCGCTTACGTACCCGTCCCGCTGGCGTTCGTCCTCGTGGAGCGGGAGCACCGGAATCCCCTTGGCCCGCGCGTAGCCGATCTCCTGGTTGATCCACCGGTCGGTCGCCGCGTCGTCGGTTACCACCGCGACGACGACGTCGCTGTTCGCGAGTCGTCCCTCGAGTCGCTTCCGCGAGCGGCCGGACTCGACCTCCTCGAGGGCGATGTGGACGCCGAAGGGGAAGTTCTTGACCGTCGAGAACAGTTCCTGGACGAGCTCGAGGTCGCCGGGGGCGTGCGAGACGTAGATCTGTTCTCCGGTCATCTGCGAATCTACGACGACTGGTGTGTGAGAGATTATTAATCTACCTACTTTCAGACCGTCACGATCGCCTGAAAAACCTACTGACTGATTCAGCGAACGATTCCCTGACTGTCCGTCTTCCTATCTGCCCGTCCGTCGTTCGGCCAACCGCAGGCCGGTACGGATCCTACCCGTCGGCCGACTGCACCGTCCCGAGGACCCGCTGCGAGAACTCGAGGTCGTCGATCTCCAGTCCCAGTCCCTCGAACCACTCTCGTTTCACGTGCCACTCGCCGCGCCGCTGCCCGTCGGTCGTCAGCGACGTCGCCTCGAGGCGGCCCGGCGACCACTCGCGCTCGGCGGCGATATCGAGTACCGTTCGGACGACGGTCCCGACTTCATTGCTGTCGACGGCGGGTGTCTCGGCGACGGTCTCGTACTCGAGGACGATGCCAGCCCCGTCCGGAACCGCAGTTGCAGTCTCGCCGTCAGTGACATCATCCGCGGTCGAGTCCGAGCCGTCGCGCTCGTCGTCCGGCGGTCGCAACTCACAGCCCGTGACGTAGATCCCCTGTCCCATCAGGCGGTTCTCGAGCGTCACCGGGATGGGGTAGTCGTTAGTCATGCGATACGCTACCGTGACCGAGGGGAAAAGTCCAGTGGCGCGGCCCTGCCGCACCTCGCGATGTGATCGATTCTCCGTGACCTATCAACTCCCGATCAGAGCGGGTCGACGAGATCTTCAAGAGCCGCCTGCGGGTCGTCGGCCTTCGCGACGCCGCTGGCCAGCAGGACGCCCTCGGCGCCGAGGTCGCCGGCCGCGACGACGTCGTCGCCGGTGCTGATGCCGGCACCGCAGAGGACCGACACCTCGCTATCGACGTTGTCGGCCGCCTCGACGGCGTCCTCGACGATATCTGGATCGGCCTGACTGACCGGCGTTCCGGTGCCGATCAGTTCCGGCGGCTCGACGGCGACCGCGTCCGGACCCAGCGCCGCCGCCGCGCCGATCTGTTCGGGGTTGTTCGCGCAGACGACCGTCTCGAGGCCCGCGCGCTCAGCGGCGCGGACGGAGCCGTCGATATCGGCCAGTTTCAGCCGCTTCTCGGAGTGGTTGATCAGCGTCCCGACCGCGCCCGCGTCGGCGACCGATTCGGCGAGCGTGTGGCCGGTGTTGCTCCCGTGTTCGATCGGGTCGACGTGCTGGGCCCACGTCTCGACGCCCGTCTCGGCGACGCGGGCGAGGTCGGCCGCCTGCGGTGCGACCGCGAGGCGCGCGTCGGTCGATTCGTCGACGTCGCGGACGGCTTCGGCGACTGCGACGGGGTCGCAGGGATACGTCTTCAGGTTAACGAGAACGAACATACGAGCACAGCCATCCGCACGGAAGAAATAGCTTGCGAGTCGCCGGCGCGAATCGGCGTCGGCGCCCGGATCGGTCGCCCGTCAGTCCTTTCGCTTGACGACGTCGCCGAGCGTGTAACTGCCCGAGGCCGACCCGCCAGACCACTCCGAATCGTCGCCGGAGCTCCCCTCGGCGCTCAGGTCGATCTCGAGGAAGCTCTCGAGTTCCGACTGGACGCGGTCGCTGGGGAGCGTGTCCCCGCGTTCGATCTTGCGGATCAGGCTCGCCTTCTCGTTGAGTTCGTTGGCCAGGTCCGACTGGCTGAGCCCCTTCTGCTCGCGGGCGTTGCGGACGCGGTCGTCGTAGTCGGTCGCGAGTTCGTCCATGTCGTCGAACATGTCCGACCGACGCTGGGAACTCGAGCCGCCCGAACGGGACGACGAACTCGATGCAGAGCCACCCGAACTACCCCCGGAGCTGGACGACGAACTCGAGCCGGTCGAGTACTTCGTCGAGGAGCTCGAGCTGGAGGTCTGCTTGACCTCGGTACCGAAATCGGTACAGTTCGAACACACGTCGAGCTTCGCGCCCTCGACCTTGATTGTCTTCGGAGACGACGTCTCGGCGCCACACATCTCGCACTGGACCATGGGGGTACGTATATCGCGGCGAGCCATAAACCATGCGGCGCGGTCTCGATGATTCGATGTTTCCGTTGGCGTCTTTGTGTCGATCTTCGTAGCGTCGACGTTGGATGCCGCGACGGCTGGAAACTCCACGAAAGCCCCGTCCCCTTTCATTTCCGCCCGCGATGGCCTGATAGATCAGCCGGCACAGGTGGGAACGAACGGGACAGGGCTTACGTAGTGTTCTCGAGTGAATCGGGACGAAAGAGAAACG
This portion of the Haloterrigena gelatinilytica genome encodes:
- a CDS encoding multiprotein bridging factor aMBF1, coding for MVQCEMCGAETSSPKTIKVEGAKLDVCSNCTDFGTEVKQTSSSSSSTKYSTGSSSSSSSGGSSGGSASSSSSRSGGSSSQRRSDMFDDMDELATDYDDRVRNAREQKGLSQSDLANELNEKASLIRKIERGDTLPSDRVQSELESFLEIDLSAEGSSGDDSEWSGGSASGSYTLGDVVKRKD
- a CDS encoding TIR domain-containing protein: MTGEQIYVSHAPGDLELVQELFSTVKNFPFGVHIALEEVESGRSRKRLEGRLANSDVVVAVVTDDAATDRWINQEIGYARAKGIPVLPLHEDERQRDGYVSDVDGVAIDRENPSFTIFNLLSRLRSELAPLGALSVPNWYIRFPCTIPDCGHPVTLDIERDQTKLWKQYKHGKLLTASCADCRSTYYFDPATIGFVRREERPG
- the tpiA gene encoding triose-phosphate isomerase, with the protein product MFVLVNLKTYPCDPVAVAEAVRDVDESTDARLAVAPQAADLARVAETGVETWAQHVDPIEHGSNTGHTLAESVADAGAVGTLINHSEKRLKLADIDGSVRAAERAGLETVVCANNPEQIGAAAALGPDAVAVEPPELIGTGTPVSQADPDIVEDAVEAADNVDSEVSVLCGAGISTGDDVVAAGDLGAEGVLLASGVAKADDPQAALEDLVDPL
- a CDS encoding haloalkane dehalogenase, with translation MVVRISEERFADVPDFDYEPEYVDVGELRMAYVETGGSGDGGRDEETFLCLHGEPTWSFLYRKMMPILAERGRVVVPDLIGCGRSDRYEDRDAYSVEMHYDALETFVEALDLTNVTLVCQDWGGVLGLPLAVHRPERFARLVPMNTGVPDGTQEMSDRWHEFAEMVATADDLDIGRLVRNGCYRDLSEAVVDAYRAPFPDERHMAAARTFPGLVPTSPDDPGAELMAETQERLGEWEKPAFVLFGREDPITSHDRDPLRQHIPTATEQPDVWIDEAAHFLQEDAGEEIAERIVEFVDRT
- the bioB gene encoding biotin synthase BioB — encoded protein: MVYETDNRTVDDALERVLAGERLDRTDGLALMAQPVEPLAEAGAVVRDRFGDGTVDACSIVNAKAGNCAEDCGFCAQSVHFDTGIDTYGFLGPEKILEAAKRAEADGAQRFGIVVAEKGVSKERRPEEWQEVIESIRLVRDECDLEVDASLGILTEEEAAILADEGINHYNHNIETSPRYFPEIVDTHSFEDRVETLEVAKEAGMDLCAGVILGMGETPADRVEAAIALQDIGISSLPVNVLNPVEGTPLYEQGADITTEEIVKTVAVYKLLHPESRVRLTGGREANLAPEEQHLPLEAGADGLLTGDYLTTEGQSPGDDLAIVERAGLEPNMEANEFDPETVKARHDDAAESSTETSASTGAEPSDD